The following are encoded together in the Oryzias melastigma strain HK-1 linkage group LG17, ASM292280v2, whole genome shotgun sequence genome:
- the eps15l1b gene encoding epidermal growth factor receptor substrate 15-like 1 isoform X4, with the protein MAELLTVSQLSNGNSAYELYYRQLDPGNTGKISAAEAAQFLKKSGLPDSTLGKIWDLADSDRKGFLDKKGFFIALRLVASAQAGNDVSLSNLSQSAAVPKFRDTSSPLTRSPTAAAADPQWAIRPDEKGKFEGIFESLAPVQGLLSGDKVRPVLINSKLPLGVLGKIWDLSDVDKDGHLDKEEFTVAMHLVYRAMEKEPVPSSLPANLIPPSKRKKSAMALPGAVAVLPSLSGLLSSPVTLKETLQSSSPAPAGAVSLSPKPSFKSSSEPEVKWAVPAADRARYEDLFKKTDTDNDGLVTGGDVIEIFMQSTLSQTMLAQIWGLADTKHTGKLTREQFCLAMHLIHQKSSKGIDPPSSLTPDMIPPSERTDSSMDLNFWGSLSSVRPGFTSASQMHIDSFSGSLELTGVKDLDDLSKEIAQLQREKFILEHQIQENEESLVQKNGDVQSMQHDAEQESGFLQELEAQQRDAQGRLQDMELQRSKLDGMLHDVKHKCQEESQLIASMQSKIRSQEAELHSQEDEMNRTKSDLSRLQEEEAQLEQRLLSGRLQLETIMKSLKTTQEEISQARTKLVLIQENQKEITKTIEEYNSALSNIGSGNAGSLPDLGKGLKENERFRPPVHQDSLKDRIAMFNSGAPKEPAADPFQTEDPFRSNLLKDPFGDDPFKESDPFRGTSSEDFFKTDRSDLFGSADPFAKKPVPPLKPSAFSSSEPFSSSGAKSRDSDVFGKVDPFRAKSFAGSGAGFADFSHMSKQKPDSPGLASKKSLPSRPAPPYVWK; encoded by the exons ATGGCGGAGCTCCTGACTGTCAGCCAG CTGTCCAATGGAAACTCTGCGTACGAGCTTTACTACAGACAG CTGGACCCGGGAAACACGGGAAAAATTTCTGCAGCGGAGGCGGCCCAGTTCCTGAAGAAGTCCGGCCTGCCAGACAGCACTCTGGGAAAA ATCTGGGATTTGGCCGATTCGGACCGAAAAGGATTTCTGGATAAGAAG GGTTTCTTCATCGCTTTGAGGCTTGTGGCATCAGCCCAGGCAGGAAACGACGTCAGCCTGAGCAACCTCAGCCAAAGCGCCGCGGTGCCGAAGTTT AGAGACACCAGCAGCCCGCTGACCAGGAGCCCAACGGCGGCAGCGGCAGACCCTCAGTGGGCCATCAGG CCGGACGAAAAGGGGAAGTTTGAGGGAATATTTGAGAGTCTGGCGCCGGTTCAGGGTCTGCTGTCCGGAGATAAAGTCCGCCCCGTTTTGATCAACTCCAAGCTCCCGCTGGGAGTGCTGGGAAAG ATCTGGGACCTCAGTGATGTGGACAAAGATGGACACCTGGATAAAGAGGAGTTCACCGTG GCCATGCATCTCGTGTACCGAGCCATGGAGAAGGAGCCCGTTCCCAGCAGCTTACCCGCCAACCTCATCCCACCTTCTAAACGGAAAAAGTCGGCCATGGCGCTCCCGGGCGCCGTGGCGGTGCTGCCCTCTCTCTCGGGTCTGTTGTCCAGCCCGGTGACTCTGAAGGAGACGCTGCAGAGCTCCTCACCAGCTCCCGCCGGCGCCGTCAGCTTGTCACCAAAACCCTCCTTCAAGTCCAGCTCAGAG CCAGAGGTCAAGTGGGCGGTTCCTGCGGCCGACCGGGCCAGGTACGAGGATCTGTTCAAGAAGACGGACACGGACAACGACGGCCTGGTCACCGGGGGGGACGTCATCGAGATCTTCATGCAGTCCACGCTGTCCCAGACCATGCTGGCCCAAATATG GGGACTTGCCGACACGAAGCACACGGGGAAGCTGACCCGGGAGCAGTTCTGTCTGGCAATGCATCTGATCCATCAGAAGAGCAGCAAAGGCATCGACCCCCCCTCCAGTCTGACTCCAGACATGATCCCCCCGTCAGAAAGAACCGACTCCTCCATGGACCTC AACTTTTGGGGTTCTCTGTCTTCTGTGAGACCAGGATTTACTTCAGCGTCTCAGATGCACATA GATAGCTTCTCCGGCTCGCTGGAGCTGACGGGCGTCAAAGACCTGGACGACCTCAGCAAAGAGATCGCTCAGCTGCAGAg GGAGAAGTTCATCTTGGAGCACCAGATTCAAGAGAACGAAGAGTCACTCGTTCAGAAGAACGGCGATGTTCAG AGCATGCAGCACGACGCCGAGCAGGAGAGCGGCttcctgcaggagctggaggcGCAGCAGCGGGACGCTCAGGGCCGCCTGCAGgacatggagctgcagcgcTCCAAGCTGGACGGGATGCTGCACGACGTCAAGCACAAATGCCAGGAGGAGAGCCAGCTG ATTGCATCCATGCAGAGCAAGATCCGCTCTCAGGAGGCGGAGCTCCACAGTCAGGAGGACGAGATGAACCGGACCAAGTCCGACCTGAGccggctgcaggaggaggaggcccAGCTGGAGCAGAGGCTGCTGTCCGGACGCCTCCAGCTGGAAACCATCATGAAGTCGCTCAAAACCACGCAGGAGGAGATCAGCCAG GCTCGCACTAAACTGGTCCTGATCCAGGAGAACCAGAAAGAAATCACCAAAACCATCGAGGAGTACAACAGCGCCTTGAGCAACATCGGCAGCGGGAACGCCGGCAGCCTGCCGGACCTCGGGAAGGGCTTGAAGGAGAACGAGCGTTTCCGACCTCCG GTTCATCAGGACTCCCTCAAGGACAGGATCGCCATGTTCAACAGCGGCGCTCCTAAAGAACCCGCAGCAGACCCCTTCCAGACAGAAGACCCCTTCAGATCCAACCTCCTCAAAG ATCCGTTTGGAGACGATCCTTTCAAAGAAAGCGATCCCTTCAGAGGAACGTCATCTGAAGACTTCTTTAAGACGGACCGGTCGGACCTGTTTGGATCTGCTGACCCGTTTGCTAAGAAACCCGTCCCCCCGCTGAAG CCGAGCGCCTTCAGCAGCAGCGAACCCTTCTCCTCCAGCGGAGCCAAGTCCAGAGACTCTG ATGTGTTCGGGAAGGTGGACCCCTTCAGAGCCAAGTCTTTTGCAGGGAGCGGCGCCGGATTCGCTGACTTCAGTCACATGTCAAAG CAGAAGCCGGACTCTCCTGGACTGGCCTCAAAGAAGAGTTTGCCCAGCAGGCCCGCTCCTCCGTACG TTTGGAAGTGA